Proteins found in one Mangifera indica cultivar Alphonso chromosome 15, CATAS_Mindica_2.1, whole genome shotgun sequence genomic segment:
- the LOC123197304 gene encoding E3 ubiquitin-protein ligase SINA-like 10 isoform X5, which translates to MSFEATGFPSEILRESKKRKKEKFGDRPRGHGKGDANCCARRMTQPAGAGSSKAVPFSLIVSDPELFDCPICLEPLTIPVFQCEDGHIVCSVCCGQLSVCPTCSLPVGYIRCRAIEKVLESVKVRCPNTKYGCNETMSYNLMSDHELTCQYMPCSCPLSDCNFIGTPAKLHQHVSVKHRNSVVSFTYNRVVSISLNVNHKFIVLLEEKNADLFILNNMSESGGNVMSVTCIGQPGKKAVVYNLLARSGGSTYKFQSITRTIQKKEEKVSDLEKDFLLPSDLFGYYGQLNLEVRIYSRK; encoded by the exons ATGTCATTTGAAGCTACTGGTTTTCCTTCTGAGATTCTTCGAGAG AGTAAAAAacgaaaaaaggaaaaatttggAGATAGACCACGAGGACATGGGAAAGGGGATGCAAATTGTTGTGCAAGAAGAATGACTCAACCGGCAGGAGCAGGAAGTTCAAAAGCTGTTCCTTTTTCTTTGATTGTATCTGACCCGGAACTTTTCGATTGCCCAATATGCTTAGAGCCCTTGACAATTCCTGTATTTCAG TGTGAAGATGGGCACATAGTTTGTTCTGTTTGCTGCGGTCAATTGAGTGTATGTCCTACCTGCAGTTTGCCGGTTGGATATATTCGTTGTAGGGCAATCGAGAAAGTTTTAGAGTCTGTCAAAGTAAGATGCCCAAACACAAAGTATGGATGCAATGAAACAATGAGTTACAACCTGATGAGTGATCACGAACTGACATGCCAGTATATGCCTTGTTCGTGTCCACTTTCAGATTGCAATTTCATCGGTACACCTGCCAAGTTACACCAACATGTTAGTGTGAAACATCGGAATTCAGTTGTTTCTTTCACATACAACAGAGTCGTAAGCATATCTTTGAATGTTAATCATAAGTTCATTGTCCTTCTAGAAGAGAAAAATGCTGACCTTTTCATTCTCAACAATATGTCTGAATCTGGAGGGAACGTAATGTCAGTTACTTGTATTGGTCAACCAGGGAAAAAGGCAGTAGTTTATAACTTGTTGGCAAGGTCTGGTGGAAGTACGTATAAATTTCAATCGATAACAAGGACCATacagaaaaaggaagaaaaagtgTCTGATTTGGAAAAAGACTTTTTGTTACCAAGTGATCTCTTCGGATACTATGGACAACTTAACTTAGAGGTCCGTATATATTCAAGAAAGTAA
- the LOC123197304 gene encoding E3 ubiquitin-protein ligase SINA-like 10 isoform X1: MAAAATASSIRYAPEDPSLPKPWKGLVDGRTGYLYFWNPETNVTQYQRPSNLAPPPRSSSVPISSSVQVEQSSEGQHRDCSPEKEDDRYGRRTIGGSKLDVGSRRNQSLRGAPIQSHNVPNGIASVRHGGLSMRGYGSSNAAVSLFPDAYCQQHKITVISKKRKKEKFGDRPRGHGKGDANCCARRMTQPAGAGSSKAVPFSLIVSDPELFDCPICLEPLTIPVFQCEDGHIVCSVCCGQLSVCPTCSLPVGYIRCRAIEKVLESVKVRCPNTKYGCNETMSYNLMSDHELTCQYMPCSCPLSDCNFIGTPAKLHQHVSVKHRNSVVSFTYNRVVSISLNVNHKFIVLLEEKNADLFILNNMSESGGNVMSVTCIGQPGKKAVVYNLLARSGGSTYKFQSITRTIQKKEEKVSDLEKDFLLPSDLFGYYGQLNLEVRIYSRK; this comes from the exons ATGGCTGCTGCTGCAACTGCCTCTAGTATCAGATATGCACCAGAGGACCCCAGTCTCCCCAAACCATGGAAAGGCCTCGTAGATGGTAGAACTGGGTATCTTTACTTTTGGAATCCAGAGACAAATGTAACCCAGTATCAGAGGCCTTCAAATTTGGCTCCTCCGCCAAGGTCTTCCTCAGTGCCAATAAGCTCTTCTGTACAAGTTGAACAATCTTCAGAAGGACAACATCGCGATTGTAGTCCTGAAAAGGAAGATGATAGGTATGGTCGACGGACCATTGGTGGATCAAAGCTTGATGTTGGCTCGAGGAGAAATCAG agCTTAAGAGGAGCAcctattcaatcacataatgtcCCAAATGGAATAGCAAGTGTGAGACATGGAGGATTGTCTATGAGAGGTTATGGTTCGTCAAATGCAGCAGTCAGTTTGTTTCCTGATGCTTATTGCCAGCAACATAAGATAACTGTGATT AGTAAAAAacgaaaaaaggaaaaatttggAGATAGACCACGAGGACATGGGAAAGGGGATGCAAATTGTTGTGCAAGAAGAATGACTCAACCGGCAGGAGCAGGAAGTTCAAAAGCTGTTCCTTTTTCTTTGATTGTATCTGACCCGGAACTTTTCGATTGCCCAATATGCTTAGAGCCCTTGACAATTCCTGTATTTCAG TGTGAAGATGGGCACATAGTTTGTTCTGTTTGCTGCGGTCAATTGAGTGTATGTCCTACCTGCAGTTTGCCGGTTGGATATATTCGTTGTAGGGCAATCGAGAAAGTTTTAGAGTCTGTCAAAGTAAGATGCCCAAACACAAAGTATGGATGCAATGAAACAATGAGTTACAACCTGATGAGTGATCACGAACTGACATGCCAGTATATGCCTTGTTCGTGTCCACTTTCAGATTGCAATTTCATCGGTACACCTGCCAAGTTACACCAACATGTTAGTGTGAAACATCGGAATTCAGTTGTTTCTTTCACATACAACAGAGTCGTAAGCATATCTTTGAATGTTAATCATAAGTTCATTGTCCTTCTAGAAGAGAAAAATGCTGACCTTTTCATTCTCAACAATATGTCTGAATCTGGAGGGAACGTAATGTCAGTTACTTGTATTGGTCAACCAGGGAAAAAGGCAGTAGTTTATAACTTGTTGGCAAGGTCTGGTGGAAGTACGTATAAATTTCAATCGATAACAAGGACCATacagaaaaaggaagaaaaagtgTCTGATTTGGAAAAAGACTTTTTGTTACCAAGTGATCTCTTCGGATACTATGGACAACTTAACTTAGAGGTCCGTATATATTCAAGAAAGTAA
- the LOC123197304 gene encoding E3 ubiquitin-protein ligase SINA-like 4 isoform X2: protein MAAAATASSIRYAPEDPSLPKPWKGLVDGRTGYLYFWNPETNVTQYQRPSNLAPPPRSSSVPISSSVQVEQSSEGQHRDCSPEKEDDRYGRRTIGGSKLDVGSRRNQSLRGAPIQSHNVPNGIASVRHGGLSMRGYGSSNAAVSLFPDAYCQQHKITVISKKRKKEKFGDRPRGHGKGDANCCARRMTQPAGAGSSKAVPFSLIVSDPELFDCPICLEPLTIPVFQCEDGHIVCSVCCGQLSVCPTCSLPVGYIRCRAIEKVLESVKVRCPNTKYGCNETMSYNLMSDHELTCQYMPCSCPLSDCNFIGTPAKLHQHVSVKHRNSVVSFTYNRVGKRQ, encoded by the exons ATGGCTGCTGCTGCAACTGCCTCTAGTATCAGATATGCACCAGAGGACCCCAGTCTCCCCAAACCATGGAAAGGCCTCGTAGATGGTAGAACTGGGTATCTTTACTTTTGGAATCCAGAGACAAATGTAACCCAGTATCAGAGGCCTTCAAATTTGGCTCCTCCGCCAAGGTCTTCCTCAGTGCCAATAAGCTCTTCTGTACAAGTTGAACAATCTTCAGAAGGACAACATCGCGATTGTAGTCCTGAAAAGGAAGATGATAGGTATGGTCGACGGACCATTGGTGGATCAAAGCTTGATGTTGGCTCGAGGAGAAATCAG agCTTAAGAGGAGCAcctattcaatcacataatgtcCCAAATGGAATAGCAAGTGTGAGACATGGAGGATTGTCTATGAGAGGTTATGGTTCGTCAAATGCAGCAGTCAGTTTGTTTCCTGATGCTTATTGCCAGCAACATAAGATAACTGTGATT AGTAAAAAacgaaaaaaggaaaaatttggAGATAGACCACGAGGACATGGGAAAGGGGATGCAAATTGTTGTGCAAGAAGAATGACTCAACCGGCAGGAGCAGGAAGTTCAAAAGCTGTTCCTTTTTCTTTGATTGTATCTGACCCGGAACTTTTCGATTGCCCAATATGCTTAGAGCCCTTGACAATTCCTGTATTTCAG TGTGAAGATGGGCACATAGTTTGTTCTGTTTGCTGCGGTCAATTGAGTGTATGTCCTACCTGCAGTTTGCCGGTTGGATATATTCGTTGTAGGGCAATCGAGAAAGTTTTAGAGTCTGTCAAAGTAAGATGCCCAAACACAAAGTATGGATGCAATGAAACAATGAGTTACAACCTGATGAGTGATCACGAACTGACATGCCAGTATATGCCTTGTTCGTGTCCACTTTCAGATTGCAATTTCATCGGTACACCTGCCAAGTTACACCAACATGTTAGTGTGAAACATCGGAATTCAGTTGTTTCTTTCACATACAACAGAGTC GGAAAAAGGCAGTAG
- the LOC123197304 gene encoding DEAD-box ATP-dependent RNA helicase 46-like isoform X7, translating into MAAAATASSIRYAPEDPSLPKPWKGLVDGRTGYLYFWNPETNVTQYQRPSNLAPPPRSSSVPISSSVQVEQSSEGQHRDCSPEKEDDRYGRRTIGGSKLDVGSRRNQSLRGAPIQSHNVPNGIASVRHGGLSMRGYGSSNAAVSLFPDAYCQQHKITVISKKRKKEKFGDRPRGHGKGDANCCARRMTQPAGAGSSKAVPFSLIVSDPELFDCPICLEPLTIPVFQGKRQ; encoded by the exons ATGGCTGCTGCTGCAACTGCCTCTAGTATCAGATATGCACCAGAGGACCCCAGTCTCCCCAAACCATGGAAAGGCCTCGTAGATGGTAGAACTGGGTATCTTTACTTTTGGAATCCAGAGACAAATGTAACCCAGTATCAGAGGCCTTCAAATTTGGCTCCTCCGCCAAGGTCTTCCTCAGTGCCAATAAGCTCTTCTGTACAAGTTGAACAATCTTCAGAAGGACAACATCGCGATTGTAGTCCTGAAAAGGAAGATGATAGGTATGGTCGACGGACCATTGGTGGATCAAAGCTTGATGTTGGCTCGAGGAGAAATCAG agCTTAAGAGGAGCAcctattcaatcacataatgtcCCAAATGGAATAGCAAGTGTGAGACATGGAGGATTGTCTATGAGAGGTTATGGTTCGTCAAATGCAGCAGTCAGTTTGTTTCCTGATGCTTATTGCCAGCAACATAAGATAACTGTGATT AGTAAAAAacgaaaaaaggaaaaatttggAGATAGACCACGAGGACATGGGAAAGGGGATGCAAATTGTTGTGCAAGAAGAATGACTCAACCGGCAGGAGCAGGAAGTTCAAAAGCTGTTCCTTTTTCTTTGATTGTATCTGACCCGGAACTTTTCGATTGCCCAATATGCTTAGAGCCCTTGACAATTCCTGTATTTCAG GGAAAAAGGCAGTAG
- the LOC123197304 gene encoding uncharacterized protein LOC123197304 isoform X4, whose product MAAAATASSIRYAPEDPSLPKPWKGLVDGRTGYLYFWNPETNVTQYQRPSNLAPPPRSSSVPISSSVQVEQSSEGQHRDCSPEKEDDRYGRRTIGGSKLDVGSRRNQSLRGAPIQSHNVPNGIASVRHGGLSMRGYGSSNAAVSLFPDAYCQQHKITVISKKRKKEKFGDRPRGHGKGDANCCARRMTQPAGAGSSKAVPFSLIVSDPELFDCPICLEPLTIPVFQCEDGHIVCSVCCGQLSVCPTCSLPVGYIRCRAIEKVLESVKVRCPNTKYGCNETMSYNLMSDHELTCQYMPCSCPLSDCNFIGTPAKLHQHGKRQ is encoded by the exons ATGGCTGCTGCTGCAACTGCCTCTAGTATCAGATATGCACCAGAGGACCCCAGTCTCCCCAAACCATGGAAAGGCCTCGTAGATGGTAGAACTGGGTATCTTTACTTTTGGAATCCAGAGACAAATGTAACCCAGTATCAGAGGCCTTCAAATTTGGCTCCTCCGCCAAGGTCTTCCTCAGTGCCAATAAGCTCTTCTGTACAAGTTGAACAATCTTCAGAAGGACAACATCGCGATTGTAGTCCTGAAAAGGAAGATGATAGGTATGGTCGACGGACCATTGGTGGATCAAAGCTTGATGTTGGCTCGAGGAGAAATCAG agCTTAAGAGGAGCAcctattcaatcacataatgtcCCAAATGGAATAGCAAGTGTGAGACATGGAGGATTGTCTATGAGAGGTTATGGTTCGTCAAATGCAGCAGTCAGTTTGTTTCCTGATGCTTATTGCCAGCAACATAAGATAACTGTGATT AGTAAAAAacgaaaaaaggaaaaatttggAGATAGACCACGAGGACATGGGAAAGGGGATGCAAATTGTTGTGCAAGAAGAATGACTCAACCGGCAGGAGCAGGAAGTTCAAAAGCTGTTCCTTTTTCTTTGATTGTATCTGACCCGGAACTTTTCGATTGCCCAATATGCTTAGAGCCCTTGACAATTCCTGTATTTCAG TGTGAAGATGGGCACATAGTTTGTTCTGTTTGCTGCGGTCAATTGAGTGTATGTCCTACCTGCAGTTTGCCGGTTGGATATATTCGTTGTAGGGCAATCGAGAAAGTTTTAGAGTCTGTCAAAGTAAGATGCCCAAACACAAAGTATGGATGCAATGAAACAATGAGTTACAACCTGATGAGTGATCACGAACTGACATGCCAGTATATGCCTTGTTCGTGTCCACTTTCAGATTGCAATTTCATCGGTACACCTGCCAAGTTACACCAACAT GGAAAAAGGCAGTAG
- the LOC123197304 gene encoding DEAD-box ATP-dependent RNA helicase 46-like isoform X6, translated as MAAAATASSIRYAPEDPSLPKPWKGLVDGRTGYLYFWNPETNVTQYQRPSNLAPPPRSSSVPISSSVQVEQSSEGQHRDCSPEKEDDRYGRRTIGGSKLDVGSRRNQSLRGAPIQSHNVPNGIASVRHGGLSMRGYGSSNAAVSLFPDAYCQQHKITVISKKRKKEKFGDRPRGHGKGDANCCARRMTQPAGAGSSKAVPFSLIVSDPELFDCPICLEPLTIPVFQKRKMLTFSFSTICLNLEGT; from the exons ATGGCTGCTGCTGCAACTGCCTCTAGTATCAGATATGCACCAGAGGACCCCAGTCTCCCCAAACCATGGAAAGGCCTCGTAGATGGTAGAACTGGGTATCTTTACTTTTGGAATCCAGAGACAAATGTAACCCAGTATCAGAGGCCTTCAAATTTGGCTCCTCCGCCAAGGTCTTCCTCAGTGCCAATAAGCTCTTCTGTACAAGTTGAACAATCTTCAGAAGGACAACATCGCGATTGTAGTCCTGAAAAGGAAGATGATAGGTATGGTCGACGGACCATTGGTGGATCAAAGCTTGATGTTGGCTCGAGGAGAAATCAG agCTTAAGAGGAGCAcctattcaatcacataatgtcCCAAATGGAATAGCAAGTGTGAGACATGGAGGATTGTCTATGAGAGGTTATGGTTCGTCAAATGCAGCAGTCAGTTTGTTTCCTGATGCTTATTGCCAGCAACATAAGATAACTGTGATT AGTAAAAAacgaaaaaaggaaaaatttggAGATAGACCACGAGGACATGGGAAAGGGGATGCAAATTGTTGTGCAAGAAGAATGACTCAACCGGCAGGAGCAGGAAGTTCAAAAGCTGTTCCTTTTTCTTTGATTGTATCTGACCCGGAACTTTTCGATTGCCCAATATGCTTAGAGCCCTTGACAATTCCTGTATTTCAG AAGAGAAAAATGCTGACCTTTTCATTCTCAACAATATGTCTGAATCTGGAGGGAACGTAA
- the LOC123197304 gene encoding uncharacterized protein LOC123197304 isoform X3: MAAAATASSIRYAPEDPSLPKPWKGLVDGRTGYLYFWNPETNVTQYQRPSNLAPPPRSSSVPISSSVQVEQSSEGQHRDCSPEKEDDRYGRRTIGGSKLDVGSRRNQSLRGAPIQSHNVPNGIASVRHGGLSMRGYGSSNAAVSLFPDAYCQQHKITVISKKRKKEKFGDRPRGHGKGDANCCARRMTQPAGAGSSKAVPFSLIVSDPELFDCPICLEPLTIPVFQCEDGHIVCSVCCGQLSVCPTCSLPVGYIRCRAIEKVLESVKVRCPNTKYGCNETMSYNLMSDHELTCQYMPCSCPLSDCNFIGTPAKLHQHKRKMLTFSFSTICLNLEGT, translated from the exons ATGGCTGCTGCTGCAACTGCCTCTAGTATCAGATATGCACCAGAGGACCCCAGTCTCCCCAAACCATGGAAAGGCCTCGTAGATGGTAGAACTGGGTATCTTTACTTTTGGAATCCAGAGACAAATGTAACCCAGTATCAGAGGCCTTCAAATTTGGCTCCTCCGCCAAGGTCTTCCTCAGTGCCAATAAGCTCTTCTGTACAAGTTGAACAATCTTCAGAAGGACAACATCGCGATTGTAGTCCTGAAAAGGAAGATGATAGGTATGGTCGACGGACCATTGGTGGATCAAAGCTTGATGTTGGCTCGAGGAGAAATCAG agCTTAAGAGGAGCAcctattcaatcacataatgtcCCAAATGGAATAGCAAGTGTGAGACATGGAGGATTGTCTATGAGAGGTTATGGTTCGTCAAATGCAGCAGTCAGTTTGTTTCCTGATGCTTATTGCCAGCAACATAAGATAACTGTGATT AGTAAAAAacgaaaaaaggaaaaatttggAGATAGACCACGAGGACATGGGAAAGGGGATGCAAATTGTTGTGCAAGAAGAATGACTCAACCGGCAGGAGCAGGAAGTTCAAAAGCTGTTCCTTTTTCTTTGATTGTATCTGACCCGGAACTTTTCGATTGCCCAATATGCTTAGAGCCCTTGACAATTCCTGTATTTCAG TGTGAAGATGGGCACATAGTTTGTTCTGTTTGCTGCGGTCAATTGAGTGTATGTCCTACCTGCAGTTTGCCGGTTGGATATATTCGTTGTAGGGCAATCGAGAAAGTTTTAGAGTCTGTCAAAGTAAGATGCCCAAACACAAAGTATGGATGCAATGAAACAATGAGTTACAACCTGATGAGTGATCACGAACTGACATGCCAGTATATGCCTTGTTCGTGTCCACTTTCAGATTGCAATTTCATCGGTACACCTGCCAAGTTACACCAACAT AAGAGAAAAATGCTGACCTTTTCATTCTCAACAATATGTCTGAATCTGGAGGGAACGTAA